TGTCTGCAGAGTATGCAGTTCTGTGTGCTAGAGTGCCACTCTGCTGCTCTGGATCTGCCCCAAAGAAGggcaggtggggtgggcaggtggCCACGACTGGAGACTCTCTGGAAGGGCTGGGAGAAGGCTTCGCCTGTCTGGTGCTGTCAGGTCGGCCTGTCCGGTGCTGTCAGGTCGGCATGGTCGGACTAGTTGACCTTCACAGcttctggggaggggaggaatgatctagtgggggtggggagcaaccAGAAGCCTCAGGCTTAGGGAGTGTAGGGGGCCCCCTAGGGGCTGGGCAGTGCTAAGGcattaaaggcttccctggttgccTTTGAGGAAGGTGCCCAGCAGGTGAGAGGGACTCGGAGACCCCCTCAGTCTGGGAGGGAGAAGAAGCCAGAAAATGAGATGACAGTGCGAGCCTCGGGGCTTTGGAGATAGATTCAGGTTCTGGGGAGACTGGTTCATAGGAAAAAACagggccctcccctcccccagggttTCCTCCCAGGTTTTACTCTTTAGGCAACCTGTGGCTTTACTAGGTATTCCTGAGAACAGAAGCgtttgggtgggggagggtgctTGGCGCCCTGCGGTCCTCtgcaccaccccccgccccagcacCAGCTCACCCTGGTATTTGTCATGTCAGCAGGGGAAGGTCCCCATGTTGCTTTTCTCACCCCCAGTCCTTCCTTCCTGCCCCGTCCATGTTCGTCCTCCTGTTTGACCTTAAGACTTGCCCATGGCTTTGGACCCGGGAGTCAGGGgggctgagagacttcacttgtCCTAGCTCAGCAAGGGGCCGGTGAGAGCTGGGGAAGGGAAATgtcagggaggggtggggacctGAACAGCATTGCCTTCTGGTGTTTTCTTCCTGTGTTCTGAGCCCCCCTCACCCCCAATATCTGGTCATTCATTATCTTCCCTGACTTCAGAATTGGAGCAGCTCGGAGAGGGGGTGCTTTGTGCTGTAGGGAGCCCCTGGAGGTGCCCTGCTCGGTTCGGAAGCCCGGGAGAAGCCAGAGGCTGCAGGCTGGGAGGGGTTCCAGGAGGGAGCAGGGGCGGGTTGGCTGGGCCTGCACACCCTTGCCCCTGCCGCTGCCCATTCTTCGCTCTTTGCTTTGTCCTCAGTGGTCCCAGGCTGCACCCATGGCAGAAGGAGGGCAGAAACCCCACGAAGGTAAGtggccccccaccccggcccccacCCCGCCTGCACGTGGATGGGGTTCCCTGATCCCTGATCCCCCAGCAGATGAGTGGGAAGGTCTGTTGGGGGGGATTGTGGGGCCGGTGATCTAGAAAAGATCTAGAAAGGGGATCTAGAAAGGAAAAGGGTGAGTGCCGAGAGGTTAACCCGTCAGTTCTGGGGACTCTGACCTACTCGGACCGCTGCTAGAAATAGAACTCGTggtctttttcttctgctttttccagTAAAATTTATTTGGAGAGGGAGTCATGAGCACAGCCAGGAAGATAAATAGTATCCAGGGATCCCAGATGTCAAGGGCAGGGTCCCTTGTTCCCCTCTGCTCCCAGGGGAGGATGAATAGTCCATGACCCTTCCAACCCAGCCAGGTCCCACCTGTGGGGTCTGTGTGGTGGGGGCTGTGACCCTTGCTGTCCCGATTGCTGGCTGTGCATGAGCTGGAGATGCAGAGGGTGCAGCCTCATGGAACCCCCCTCCCCGCTGGTGTGCATTCCTCTGGGGGTAGAGAGAGAAAGCCGACAGCCTCCCCATGCCCTCCTGAGGAGCAGGTTTGGGTGCTTGTGAACTTCCCTCTCGGTCCAGCAGAGGGCTGGCTGTAGCTCCCGGGAGCCCCGCCCCTCTGCCCAGCCCGAGtctgcctgccttttgttcaCTGTGGTTTGGAGTACGGATCCTCCCATTCCTCTAGGGACGCCCTGGCTCTCCCCAGTGCTGAATGTAGCCTCTACTCCTGTGCTCCGCCTCTGAGAAGGAAAGGCCCTGGGGTCTTCCTCCAGGCGAGTTTCCCAGACCCGAGTCAGGTGGCCCCAGTGGTGGCCAGGGCCAGTGTTTGCACTCCCCAGGCCGCTGGCGATGCCTGGCTGGTGTTGCCTCCTTCCTCACCTGGCGGGGAGGGGGTCCTTTCCTAGACTCAGGGCCTGGCTTCCTTGCTGAGCCACTGACACTGCCCCTTCCCAGGGTGCACCCAGCCCCCTCAGCTTCCAGTGGTCTCTCTCTGTGGTCTGGGAGAGGCGAGACAAATGGTCTTTGTCTGCTGGGGAAAAAGGTTGTCTTCGAGAAATAAGGAAAGCCACTAGTCTGAAGTTGGAGTGTATGTGTGCCCACGCCTGAGAAGAAAGCAGGACAGCTTTCCTTGGAGACAGTGGCTGGGGTGTGATGGGTGCGATGAGGTTTCCCTCTCTACCTCCTGGGGGGCCTCAGGGATCCCAGGGAGCTTTTCCAAGAAATTCCCAGCTTGGATCTTTTTATCCTCAGCTACCAACTCATGACCCAGGCCAGACCATTCTGCTGTCCTGTCCTTGTGGCCCCAAAGTCTTGGCCACCTCTGTTCCCAACCAGGGTGAAGTGTCAGGTCAAGAATTCTTGATTAGTCATTTTCTTCAATGTAGACTTGGCTTAGAAAAGGACTTCTTCAGGTCCCTGCTCTAGTTTATACTCTTTCTGATGATGCTTGATCCTAACCCTTTTAGCAGTGGAGAGTTCTGTGCCCATTGGATGGGGAAAGCAGAAACCTCAGACGAGTCTAGGAGCctcttttattctctttcctATTTTCACACTTGTagcctccccttcttcccctcaGCTCCTCGCATTATCCTTAATCCACTGTatacccccaccacccccaggctCATGTTCCTTCACCCCTCTGGCGAGAGGAGTGAGGGGAGACTTAGCTATGGCCTCTAACTGGGAGGCAGCTGGGAGTATGCACTTCAGATGCTGTGGTGGGGTTCCAACCTTGTATCTCCTGGGCTGAGAAAAGGGCACATGTTCTTGGGGCTGGAGTTGGAAAGCAAAACCCTCTACTTCAGCCTCTTGTTTCGGTGTCTTTAGCGATCCGCCCAGCCCACTTACACAGATGTGCAGAGCCTCACGCCCAGAGAGGGAGgaactggcccaaggtcacaccgaGTCCTGGCCAGGGCCCAGGCTTCCTCGCTAGCTGGGTGCTGCTTCTTCCCTTCTGTATAGGGGAAATTCATTTCAGGGACAGGATTGCTCcgtggtggtgatggaggggtGACAGGGAGCAGCAGGCCAGGCTGCAATTTGAGGCAGCCATTCGGAGTCCTGACTTCATGTGTTCTCAAGGGCCCCGCCCCTGTGGCCCAGAATCACCCCTTCATGCTCTGGTGCACCCCAGGCTCCACGGCCAGCCTGGGAAGTTGTCTTTACCCTGGTCTCCCTCCAGATCAGCTTCTAGAAGCTCTCTGTGACTGCAGTGGCAGCGCCGTTTTTTCCATGATGCAAGCAGTTTGCCCTCCTGGGTGGGGTTATCGGTGGCTGGCAGGGCCAGCGCAGTGTGCCCGCCCACAGCCACCTGCTGATTCCAGGCGGACCCAGCCCCTGGGCCGATGCCCACTGCCTCCTCAGCCCGTATCTGGGGAGGGGGTCTGGCAGGTGGCAAAGTGCCCACCAAGGCTGCCCTTCTGTTTCACAGGACATTGGCTTGGGGAGGCTTTGATGTTCAGAGCCAACTTTAACTGTGTGACTTAATGGCAGTGTGGCCTTGGAGCCAGTTACTCAGCCTCTCTAAGCCTCTAGTTCCCCATTTGTAAAGCCAGGGGGAGGGTGGGTCCTACCAGAACCTTGCAGTACCGTGGGGGGAGAATTGTCTGGGATAACATCACGGACTCCTGTACACAGCACCAGAGCACACAAGAAGTGCTCTTTGAGTGGCTGTCAGCTAATGGTGCGGTGGCTGCTgcggggaggtgggagggaaatgGAGAGCAAGCAGGTTTGCCAAGCTGGCTGTCCTTTCACGGGAAGCTTAGAGACCCCCAGCAGATATACACATACTCAGACTGCCCTCTGGCCTCACAGTTGACCTAGGAATCAGCTTGGCTGTCATGGTGAGGCAAGGGGACCAGATATGGCAGGGTGACTCCCTTGGGATCTGACAACACCATGTAATCTTTAGAATAAACACAGGTCTTCATCAGTGTTGGCGGTGGAAAGCTAGGGAAGGACTTCAACCACGGCCCGAGACACTTAAGTTATGTTTGGAAGGCCTTTCCCGTGGTGGTTACCTCTCACAGAAAGGAGAGGCCTTGCAGAGCTGGGTGGAGAGAGGGGCCGGCCGTCTCTTCTGTGACCTGCTGGGCTCACGTGTCATCCCCTTCCCACACAGTGGTGAAGTTCATGGATGTCTACCAGCGCAGCTTCTGCCGTCCCATCGAGACCCTGGTGGACATCTTCCAGGAGTACCCAGATGAGATTGAGTTCATTTTCAAGCCGTCCTGTGTGCCCCTGATGCGGTGCGGGGGCTGCTGTAATGACGAAAGTCTGGAGTGTGTGCCCACTGAGGAGTTCAACATCACCATGCAGGTGGGCATCGgcagggagctggggtggggccGGGGGTGGGCCCTCAGGCTTTGGCCACAGGTGTTCCCCAGCCCTTTCCTGGCAGCTCTTAAAGGGAGGAGCTAGGCTTGCTTTGCCCAGCTCCTGCCGCGGAGTCAGTCAAGGGGAGATGCGGGCATCTGACCCTCTTTGGAGAAAAAGATGCTTGCCTTTCTGAGCCCAGGTTTCCAACAACCCCTGatcacttcctcctccttcttgacCTCTGCCCGCTGGGCTCAGGAGAGGGCTGACACCTGTGACAGgagcccctcccttcctctcttggaGGAAGACAGCCCTGCCTCCCTGGGGCTCTGTTTGGGAAGCTGGATGAGTCTGGTCTGTGGGGAGTTTAAAAAGCCAGTCCTTTGCTGCTGCCTGGTCACAGGGCGTGTCTCAGCCTGGATGGGGCTGGAGGGAGCTCTGAGACCCCAGGGAGGAGTGGGTGGCTCTTGGGTGGCTCCTGGGGGTTGGGTGAGGCCTGGAGGGGATaacaggaggggagggagggggagaggcaaGAACCCAGGACCTGAATTCCCAGCCTGGCCAACCCTGCAGACATGTCTGCCCTCAAGAGAAGCAGGGGCTCCTTGAGGTCAGCAGGGTGGGAGGAGTTGGAGTGGGCCTGAGGCTCTTTCTGATAGAGCCCTTGGTCCCCCACACTTCTACCACCCTTTTCTGCTCTGTAGAACCCCTGGGTGCTAAGTGGCAGGAGCCATGGGGTTTCCCACCTGGGTATGGCTGGCTGGGTCACTAACCTCTGTGATCTGCTTCCTTTCCCTTCAGATTATGCGGATCAAACCTCACCAAAGCCAGCACATAGGAGAGATGAGCTTCCTACAGCATAACAAATGTGAATGCAGGTGAGGATGGAGTCTTGGAGTCATTCATTCAGTGAACAGCTTCAGGGGGCTTGCTGTGGACCAGAGTTAAGCGTGTTCCAGAGTTAAGCATGTTAGCTCATTTTCACCCTCCAGCTGTATAACTGTGGGcatttaggttttattttaatgtgcctcagtttccacatctgtgaaatgggcacaaTAATAGTATTACATACTGCCTAGCATTGTTACAAGGATTAAGTGAGTTGTTATATGTCAAGAGATTAAAACTGTACTGATATATCATAAATactgttattgttattatcaCCATCTGAACGCctctctgttttgttcttttctctttctctacctACTGCAGACCAAAGAAAGATAAAGCAAGGCAAGAAAAGTAAGTGGCCACGATTTTCGCCCTTCTCCCTCTCCGTGACCAATTGT
This genomic interval from Bos taurus isolate L1 Dominette 01449 registration number 42190680 breed Hereford chromosome 23, ARS-UCD2.0, whole genome shotgun sequence contains the following:
- the VEGFA gene encoding vascular endothelial growth factor A isoform 4 precursor (isoform 4 precursor is encoded by transcript variant 4) yields the protein MNFLLSWVHWSLALLLYLHHAKWSQAAPMAEGGQKPHEVVKFMDVYQRSFCRPIETLVDIFQEYPDEIEFIFKPSCVPLMRCGGCCNDESLECVPTEEFNITMQIMRIKPHQSQHIGEMSFLQHNKCECRPKKDKARQEKKSVRGKGKGQKRKRKKSRYKSWSAPCGPCSERRKHLFVQDPQTCKCSCKNTDSRCKARQLELNERTCRCDKPRR
- the VEGFA gene encoding vascular endothelial growth factor A isoform VEGF-A precursor (isoform VEGF-A precursor is encoded by transcript variant 1), whose protein sequence is MNFLLSWVHWSLALLLYLHHAKWSQAAPMAEGGQKPHEVVKFMDVYQRSFCRPIETLVDIFQEYPDEIEFIFKPSCVPLMRCGGCCNDESLECVPTEEFNITMQIMRIKPHQSQHIGEMSFLQHNKCECRPKKDKARQENPCGPCSERRKHLFVQDPQTCKCSCKNTDSRCKARQLELNERTCRCDKPRR
- the VEGFA gene encoding vascular endothelial growth factor A isoform VEGF-Ax precursor (isoform VEGF-Ax precursor is encoded by transcript variant 1), whose product is MNFLLSWVHWSLALLLYLHHAKWSQAAPMAEGGQKPHEVVKFMDVYQRSFCRPIETLVDIFQEYPDEIEFIFKPSCVPLMRCGGCCNDESLECVPTEEFNITMQIMRIKPHQSQHIGEMSFLQHNKCECRPKKDKARQENPCGPCSERRKHLFVQDPQTCKCSCKNTDSRCKARQLELNERTCRCDKPRRSAGLEEGASLRVSGTRRLTRKD
- the VEGFA gene encoding vascular endothelial growth factor A isoform 3 precursor (isoform 3 precursor is encoded by transcript variant 3), giving the protein MNFLLSWVHWSLALLLYLHHAKWSQAAPMAEGGQKPHEVVKFMDVYQRSFCRPIETLVDIFQEYPDEIEFIFKPSCVPLMRCGGCCNDESLECVPTEEFNITMQIMRIKPHQSQHIGEMSFLQHNKCECRPKKDKARQENPCGPCSERRKHLFVQDPQTCKCSCKNTDSRCKARQLELNERTCRRLTRKD
- the VEGFA gene encoding vascular endothelial growth factor A isoform 2 precursor (isoform 2 precursor is encoded by transcript variant 2), giving the protein MNFLLSWVHWSLALLLYLHHAKWSQAAPMAEGGQKPHEVVKFMDVYQRSFCRPIETLVDIFQEYPDEIEFIFKPSCVPLMRCGGCCNDESLECVPTEEFNITMQIMRIKPHQSQHIGEMSFLQHNKCECRPKKDKARQEKCDKPRR